In Vibrio celticus, one genomic interval encodes:
- a CDS encoding sodium-dependent transporter — MDQQSSSSREHFSSRLGFILAAAGAAVGLGNIWGFPTQVASNGGGAFLLVYLIMIFVVAFPMLVVEMAIGRHGQANPVDSMRSLTTNPLGKKVGEFIGWIGLSVPSAVLAFYSIVGGWLICFLIGAVADLIGLEAIADWFKGFSVERNVFGTVAFYVLTILIVQGGVKQGIEKWSTRLMPALFVLFGLLFVYIMTQSGAMEGLKHYLVPDFEKVWDRKLILAAMGQGFFSLTIGGCSMLVYGSYLSKKENLPKMAMNVTLVDTAVAFIAGLVVMPAMFVAMQKGVQIYAEDGSLLSSDTLVFTVLPLMFDSLGVLGQIFAIVFFLLLTIAALTSSISMLEGPVALVSERFNTRRTPTSWVIGGAIALFSVVIVYNFSAMFGMVAMIATQYLQPVAALMFCVFGGWVWSRASKVKELEQGCPDFQLGWFGKVWPMYVKFVCPILVATVIWASFG; from the coding sequence ATGGACCAACAATCTTCCTCTTCAAGAGAGCACTTTAGCTCTCGTTTAGGCTTTATTTTAGCAGCGGCTGGTGCAGCGGTTGGCTTGGGTAATATTTGGGGTTTCCCGACTCAAGTTGCCAGCAACGGTGGCGGTGCTTTCCTTTTAGTCTATTTGATCATGATCTTCGTGGTTGCTTTTCCTATGCTGGTGGTTGAGATGGCTATAGGCCGTCACGGCCAAGCAAACCCAGTTGATAGCATGCGATCTTTGACGACAAACCCTTTGGGTAAGAAAGTCGGTGAGTTTATCGGTTGGATTGGACTGAGTGTACCAAGCGCTGTGTTGGCGTTTTACAGTATTGTTGGTGGCTGGTTAATCTGCTTCCTAATTGGTGCCGTCGCTGATCTTATCGGCCTAGAAGCGATTGCTGATTGGTTTAAAGGTTTCAGTGTTGAGCGCAACGTATTTGGTACCGTCGCGTTCTATGTACTGACTATCTTGATTGTGCAGGGTGGTGTTAAGCAAGGCATTGAGAAGTGGTCGACTCGTTTGATGCCTGCGCTGTTTGTTTTATTTGGCTTATTGTTTGTTTACATCATGACGCAATCTGGCGCGATGGAAGGCCTAAAACATTACCTAGTTCCGGACTTTGAGAAAGTGTGGGATAGAAAACTGATTCTGGCGGCAATGGGACAGGGCTTCTTCTCACTCACCATTGGTGGTTGCTCGATGTTGGTTTATGGCTCTTACTTAAGCAAGAAAGAGAACCTGCCCAAAATGGCGATGAACGTGACTCTGGTGGATACTGCTGTCGCTTTTATTGCTGGCCTAGTGGTGATGCCAGCCATGTTTGTTGCGATGCAAAAAGGCGTACAAATCTATGCGGAAGACGGTTCACTATTAAGCTCTGACACGCTCGTATTCACGGTTTTGCCGTTGATGTTTGATAGTTTAGGTGTGCTTGGTCAGATCTTTGCGATTGTGTTCTTCTTACTACTAACGATTGCGGCGCTGACTTCGTCGATTTCGATGCTCGAAGGCCCAGTGGCGCTAGTGAGTGAGCGTTTCAATACTAGACGAACGCCAACAAGCTGGGTGATTGGTGGTGCTATCGCGCTGTTTAGTGTAGTGATTGTTTACAACTTTTCTGCGATGTTTGGCATGGTTGCGATGATTGCGACTCAGTACCTTCAACCAGTCGCTGCACTGATGTTCTGTGTGTTTGGTGGTTGGGTATGGAGCCGAGCTTCAAAAGTGAAAGAACTTGAGCAAGGTTGTCCTGACTTTCAGCTTGGTTGGTTTGGTAAAGTGTGGCCAATGTATGTGAAGTTCGTGTGCCCAATCTTGGTGGCAACAGTTATCTGGGCTTCATTTGGTTAG
- a CDS encoding YggN family protein: MKNNVLIASLTAVIAVVSLPTFAAQCRVDLKNELRIDDQKVEIHQVNGDTAVFDDNNELYIHGEKVELDADQQAAIEKYRENMSEYLPRAKQMANDSLALANDVIDDIAASLDSPESFDNVKESMKTYFAELEARYYKDGELVLPAESFDSMANGWSEDFEKAKEIFNQEFISSAFNAMSEKMKQDGGLNLTELADSMAELKLKVEERMKEHSQQVQEEANEFCDSLDEMAEQEQELHEIIPNLKDYQVFTI, encoded by the coding sequence ATGAAAAACAATGTATTAATTGCATCACTAACAGCGGTTATCGCAGTTGTGAGCCTGCCAACGTTTGCTGCTCAGTGTCGAGTTGATTTGAAAAATGAGCTACGAATCGATGACCAAAAAGTCGAAATCCATCAAGTGAATGGTGATACGGCCGTTTTTGATGATAACAACGAGCTCTATATCCATGGTGAGAAGGTTGAGCTTGATGCCGACCAACAAGCGGCGATTGAGAAATACCGCGAAAACATGAGTGAGTATTTACCTCGAGCGAAACAAATGGCGAACGATAGCTTAGCGCTAGCTAATGACGTGATTGATGATATCGCGGCTAGCCTAGATTCACCTGAGTCATTTGATAATGTAAAAGAATCAATGAAAACCTACTTTGCAGAACTGGAAGCGCGTTACTACAAAGATGGCGAATTAGTGTTGCCTGCAGAAAGCTTTGATTCGATGGCCAATGGCTGGTCTGAAGATTTCGAGAAGGCGAAAGAAATCTTTAACCAAGAATTTATCTCTAGCGCTTTTAATGCGATGTCAGAAAAAATGAAACAAGACGGTGGCCTAAACCTGACTGAATTGGCTGACAGCATGGCTGAATTAAAGCTGAAAGTTGAAGAGCGAATGAAAGAACACTCTCAACAAGTACAAGAAGAAGCGAATGAGTTCTGTGATTCACTTGATGAGATGGCAGAACAAGAGCAAGAACTGCATGAAATCATTCCGAACTTAAAAGATTACCAAGTATTCACAATTTAA
- the dinB gene encoding DNA polymerase IV, whose amino-acid sequence MCSAGEEKIRKIIHVDMDCFYAAVEMRDNPAYRNRPLAVGGHEKQRGVLSTCNYEARKFGVRSAMPTGKALQLCPNLLVVPGRMSVYVEISKKIREIFSRYTSIIEPLSLDEAFLDVTDSKQCHGSATLIAESIRRDIWNELNLTASAGIAPIKFLAKVASDLNKPNGQFVIPPQDVQSVIDELPLEKIPGVGKVSIEKLHQAGFFTCKDIKESDYRDLLTKFGRQGASLWKRSHGIDDREVIIERERKSVGVERTFTQNISTYAECWQVIEDKLFPELETRLEKASPSKAIIKQGIKLKFADFQQTTIEHIHASLDREHFKELLSEILKRQQGREIRLLGLSVMLQPKDQMRQLSFF is encoded by the coding sequence ATGTGTAGCGCAGGCGAAGAGAAAATAAGAAAAATAATTCATGTCGATATGGATTGTTTTTATGCGGCTGTAGAAATGCGTGATAACCCTGCTTACCGAAATCGCCCGTTAGCTGTTGGTGGGCATGAAAAGCAACGCGGTGTTTTGAGTACCTGTAATTACGAAGCCCGCAAGTTTGGTGTTCGCTCTGCAATGCCGACCGGAAAAGCCCTACAGCTTTGTCCTAATCTATTGGTTGTGCCGGGAAGAATGTCGGTCTATGTCGAGATATCTAAAAAGATCCGCGAAATCTTCTCTCGATACACATCAATCATTGAACCTCTTTCCTTGGATGAAGCTTTCCTTGATGTCACCGATTCTAAGCAGTGCCATGGTTCGGCCACTCTGATTGCCGAGTCGATTCGCCGTGATATCTGGAATGAGCTTAACCTGACCGCTTCCGCAGGAATTGCGCCGATTAAATTCTTGGCGAAAGTGGCCTCAGATCTGAATAAGCCAAATGGTCAGTTTGTTATCCCTCCACAGGACGTGCAATCAGTGATTGATGAGCTACCACTTGAAAAGATTCCCGGTGTCGGCAAGGTGAGCATTGAAAAGCTGCATCAAGCGGGTTTCTTTACTTGTAAGGATATCAAAGAGTCTGATTATCGAGACTTGCTAACCAAGTTTGGCCGTCAAGGCGCATCACTCTGGAAGCGCAGTCATGGCATTGATGATAGAGAAGTTATCATCGAGCGCGAGCGAAAATCGGTAGGCGTAGAGCGCACCTTCACCCAAAACATTTCAACCTACGCAGAATGTTGGCAGGTAATCGAAGACAAGCTGTTTCCTGAACTTGAAACTCGCTTAGAAAAAGCCAGCCCAAGTAAAGCGATCATCAAGCAGGGTATTAAGCTCAAATTCGCCGACTTTCAACAAACCACGATTGAACACATCCATGCCTCTCTCGATCGTGAACACTTCAAAGAACTGCTCAGTGAAATACTGAAAAGACAACAGGGGCGAGAAATACGCCTGCTTGGTTTAAGCGTAATGCTGCAACCTAAAGACCAAATGCGTCAGCTGAGTTTCTTTTAG
- the lipA gene encoding lipoyl synthase produces the protein MSKPIQMEKGVKYRDADKMALIPVKNMPAEQKEVLRKPEWMKIKLPSDSHRIQEIKSAMRKNNLHSVCEEASCPNLAECFNHGTATFMILGAICTRRCPFCDVAHGRPVAPEAEEPKKLAKTIKDMKLKYVVITSVDRDDLRDGGAQHFADCNREIRELNPNIRIETLVPDFRGRMDVALDLMKDNPPDVFNHNLETAPRLYRKARPGANYKWSLDLLRKFKEQHPDIPTKSGVMMGLGETKEEIVQVLKDLREHGVTMLTLGQYLAPSRHHLPVERYVPPSEFDELKEIALELGFTHAACGPFVRSSYHADLQAQGMEIK, from the coding sequence ATGAGCAAACCAATCCAAATGGAAAAAGGCGTTAAATATCGTGACGCTGACAAAATGGCATTAATTCCCGTAAAGAATATGCCTGCTGAACAGAAAGAAGTTCTACGTAAGCCTGAATGGATGAAGATTAAACTTCCTTCAGACAGTCATCGTATTCAAGAAATCAAATCAGCAATGCGTAAAAACAACCTGCACTCAGTTTGTGAAGAAGCGTCTTGCCCTAACCTAGCCGAGTGTTTCAACCACGGTACGGCAACGTTTATGATTCTTGGCGCTATCTGTACTCGTCGCTGCCCGTTCTGTGATGTTGCCCATGGTCGTCCTGTTGCTCCTGAAGCTGAAGAGCCGAAGAAACTGGCTAAGACGATTAAAGACATGAAACTGAAGTACGTTGTAATCACTTCAGTTGACCGTGATGACTTGCGTGACGGCGGTGCTCAGCACTTTGCTGACTGTAACCGTGAGATTCGCGAACTAAACCCAAATATTCGTATCGAAACACTGGTTCCAGACTTCCGCGGTCGTATGGACGTTGCACTTGATCTAATGAAAGACAACCCGCCAGATGTTTTCAACCACAACCTAGAGACAGCGCCACGTCTATACCGTAAAGCTCGCCCAGGCGCGAACTACAAGTGGTCTCTTGATCTGTTGAGAAAATTCAAAGAGCAACACCCAGACATCCCAACGAAATCAGGTGTGATGATGGGTCTTGGTGAAACGAAAGAAGAGATCGTTCAAGTATTGAAAGATCTTCGCGAACATGGCGTAACGATGCTGACACTAGGTCAATACCTAGCACCAAGCCGTCACCACTTACCAGTAGAACGCTACGTGCCGCCTTCAGAGTTTGATGAGCTGAAAGAGATTGCTCTTGAACTAGGCTTCACTCATGCAGCTTGTGGCCCGTTTGTACGTTCTTCTTACCATGCAGATCTACAAGCTCAAGGTATGGAAATTAAGTAA
- a CDS encoding RecQ family ATP-dependent DNA helicase, with translation MIEQKLKQVFGFDSLRNGQKQVIDNVLSGHSTAAIFPTGSGKSLCYQLPALELPHLTLVISPLLALMKDQLSFLHSKGISAAAIESSQDRQTTQQVMQSVRNGDTKILMISVERLKNERFRQFISQVPISLLVVDEAHCISEWGHNFRPDYLKLPQYQKQLNIPQVLLLTATATTSVIQDMKSKFEIDEERVVVTGFYRQNLDLSIQPCEQTSKLETLCNVVNQASLAPTIVYVTLQQTAEMVAQQLRNAGVNAVAYHAGLKPENRDAIQHQFMSDEVSCIVATIAFGMGVDKSNIRRVIHFDLPKSIENYSQEIGRAGRDGQASECILLANKHGLSTLENFVFGDTPDNISIQAVLKEIYENQNIGASGWNQWEIMLNQLSRESNIRQLPLKTLLVYLEIEGVIEPKYSYFADYKFKFIRPKQQITEQFQSERRQFVEAIFQCSPQARVWCQVDFDALWTHFQADRQRVIAAIDYFNEQGWIELESKQITDVYAIHNTSEDMMQLSERLTELFKAKENSEINRLNQMLNFFEADTCLSSRLASYFADDKAPTNCGHCSVCRGEVAILPTVDVEPVDDETVMTWIHEFISASQQLITDEAITRFLCGIATPLSTKLKASKMVGYGKLEQQPFSDTLARVKQLPR, from the coding sequence ATGATTGAGCAGAAGCTAAAACAAGTATTCGGATTCGACTCACTGCGTAATGGGCAAAAGCAAGTCATTGATAACGTTCTATCTGGTCACTCGACTGCCGCGATATTCCCAACGGGCTCGGGTAAATCGCTGTGCTACCAGTTACCCGCGTTAGAACTTCCTCATTTAACCTTGGTTATTTCTCCACTGTTAGCCTTAATGAAAGACCAATTAAGCTTCTTACACAGTAAAGGGATCAGCGCCGCTGCGATAGAATCTAGCCAAGACAGACAAACCACTCAACAGGTGATGCAGTCTGTACGTAACGGAGACACCAAGATCCTCATGATCTCCGTTGAGCGCTTGAAGAACGAACGCTTTCGCCAGTTTATCTCCCAAGTGCCGATCTCACTGCTTGTGGTCGATGAAGCGCACTGTATTTCAGAATGGGGGCACAACTTCAGACCCGATTACCTGAAGCTTCCTCAATACCAAAAGCAGCTCAATATTCCTCAGGTTCTGCTACTGACAGCCACTGCGACCACATCGGTTATCCAAGATATGAAGTCAAAGTTTGAAATTGATGAGGAGCGCGTTGTGGTGACGGGCTTCTATCGTCAAAACCTCGATCTGTCGATTCAACCTTGTGAACAAACCAGCAAGTTAGAAACCTTGTGCAATGTGGTTAACCAAGCCTCTCTCGCTCCTACTATTGTTTATGTCACTCTTCAGCAAACAGCAGAGATGGTAGCTCAGCAACTTCGTAACGCTGGCGTTAATGCCGTGGCTTACCATGCGGGTCTTAAGCCTGAAAACCGAGATGCAATTCAACATCAATTCATGAGTGATGAAGTGAGTTGTATCGTGGCAACCATTGCATTTGGTATGGGCGTAGATAAGTCCAACATTCGCCGAGTGATTCACTTTGACTTACCAAAATCGATAGAGAACTACTCACAAGAGATCGGCAGAGCTGGTCGAGATGGGCAAGCGTCTGAATGTATTCTACTCGCGAACAAACACGGCTTGAGCACACTAGAGAACTTTGTATTTGGCGATACTCCAGACAACATATCGATCCAGGCAGTATTAAAAGAGATCTACGAAAATCAAAACATTGGCGCTTCTGGTTGGAACCAATGGGAGATCATGCTTAACCAACTATCACGTGAATCCAACATTCGTCAGTTACCGCTAAAAACACTGCTGGTGTATCTGGAAATTGAAGGCGTGATCGAGCCTAAGTACAGCTACTTCGCAGACTACAAATTTAAGTTCATTCGTCCAAAACAACAAATCACCGAACAGTTCCAAAGTGAACGTCGTCAATTTGTCGAAGCTATTTTCCAATGCTCTCCTCAAGCAAGAGTGTGGTGCCAAGTCGACTTCGATGCACTTTGGACTCACTTCCAAGCCGATCGTCAGCGTGTGATTGCGGCTATCGACTACTTCAATGAACAAGGTTGGATTGAACTAGAAAGCAAGCAGATCACCGATGTCTACGCGATCCACAATACTTCTGAAGATATGATGCAACTGTCAGAGCGTCTAACTGAGTTGTTTAAAGCAAAAGAAAACAGCGAGATAAACCGTCTTAACCAGATGCTGAACTTCTTTGAGGCGGATACTTGCCTAAGTTCACGCCTTGCGAGTTACTTTGCCGATGATAAAGCGCCAACAAACTGCGGTCATTGCTCTGTATGTCGAGGAGAAGTGGCAATCTTACCAACCGTTGATGTTGAACCTGTCGATGATGAGACGGTGATGACATGGATACATGAGTTCATTTCTGCTAGTCAACAATTGATTACCGACGAGGCAATTACTCGCTTCTTATGTGGAATCGCCACCCCGCTTTCAACAAAACTGAAAGCCAGTAAAATGGTTGGCTACGGTAAGCTAGAGCAACAACCATTCAGTGATACCTTAGCGCGAGTTAAACAGCTTCCTAGGTAA
- a CDS encoding GreA/GreB family elongation factor: MNKSELRQIIIEQLESRLRIAQSATQRAIDAATDEETVPEHKYDTLALEASYLAHGQAVRVQECEDDIQCYRNLVLRDSERITVSSYVVVIDEHDKYKHFFMGPRVGGLSVTWNDKEVAIVTANAPFGQALMGKEVGDEIEFKVADKQFCYEVISID, translated from the coding sequence ATGAATAAGTCTGAGCTTCGCCAAATAATCATAGAGCAACTCGAATCCCGATTACGTATCGCACAATCTGCGACTCAGCGTGCGATTGATGCTGCGACCGATGAAGAGACTGTGCCTGAACATAAGTACGATACATTGGCATTAGAAGCTTCGTATCTTGCTCATGGCCAAGCCGTAAGAGTGCAAGAGTGTGAAGACGACATTCAGTGTTATCGTAACTTAGTGCTGCGCGACAGTGAGCGAATTACGGTGAGCAGCTACGTTGTGGTCATTGACGAGCATGATAAATATAAACACTTTTTTATGGGGCCGAGAGTCGGGGGACTTTCTGTCACGTGGAATGACAAGGAAGTGGCTATTGTGACGGCAAATGCACCTTTTGGTCAGGCTCTAATGGGTAAAGAAGTCGGTGATGAGATTGAGTTTAAGGTCGCAGATAAACAGTTTTGCTACGAAGTTATCTCTATCGACTAA
- the lipB gene encoding lipoyl(octanoyl) transferase LipB, which translates to MQNKLIVKKLGRQDYEPVWKAMHKFTDERTEEDVDQIWLVEHNPVFTQGQAGKAEHVLNAGDIPVIQSDRGGQVTYHGPGQLVAYFLINIRRKKFGVRDLVTHIENLVINTLKAYNIDSTARPDAPGVYVDGKKICSLGLRIRRGCSFHGLALNVDMDLSPFLRINPCGYQGMEMAQVSQLGGPSELENVEQQLIQELVELLGYDQVDIQATSNITAEA; encoded by the coding sequence TTGCAAAATAAGCTAATCGTAAAAAAATTAGGCCGTCAGGATTACGAACCTGTATGGAAAGCCATGCATAAGTTCACAGACGAACGCACGGAAGAAGACGTAGACCAAATTTGGTTGGTTGAACACAACCCTGTCTTCACTCAAGGACAAGCAGGTAAAGCCGAGCATGTATTAAATGCCGGTGATATCCCTGTAATACAAAGCGATCGTGGTGGCCAAGTGACTTACCACGGCCCAGGCCAATTAGTGGCTTACTTTCTGATTAACATCCGCCGCAAGAAATTCGGAGTGCGTGATTTGGTGACTCATATCGAGAACCTCGTAATCAATACTCTGAAAGCTTACAATATAGATTCAACTGCCCGACCTGACGCTCCTGGTGTTTATGTCGATGGCAAGAAAATCTGTTCACTCGGATTACGTATTCGACGTGGCTGCTCGTTCCACGGGCTAGCACTCAACGTCGATATGGACCTGTCTCCATTCCTACGTATTAACCCATGTGGTTACCAAGGTATGGAAATGGCGCAGGTAAGCCAACTCGGCGGACCAAGTGAACTAGAAAACGTTGAGCAACAGTTAATACAAGAGCTCGTAGAGCTACTCGGCTATGACCAAGTAGACATTCAAGCCACCAGTAACATTACAGCAGAAGCATAA